A window of Methanocaldococcus vulcanius M7 genomic DNA:
ACCGGAGCGTCATCGCCGACTATATTTTTGTCTAATATACTTCTTTACCCTACATATCGTTTTACACTTTTTTCATTATCATAATAATACAATCCCCCTATATATATATATATTACGATTTAATTCAGATCGTAAAATATTTATACGGAAATAAATGCCCTATTAGAAACTTTAATAAATATAAAAAAGTAAAGTAGTTTAAAACTTTGTTTATAACAACCTTTTTATAGCATTCCAAACCAAAAATGATTGTGGTTTTAAAATTCCTTTTTGTGGATTTAAGAATAAAATATTCTCTTTAATTAAAAATATCCTAATTTTCCTTTTTATCTTACTTTTTGGAAGTTCATAGTTGTCTTTAAACAATTTCAATGCCTCTAAGACATCATCATAATTTATTCCCTCATAACCTTCTTCAATCTTCTCTAATAACTCTTCCAAGTGATTCCGCTCCTCTTCAAGTTTTGTCTCTAAGATGTATTTCAAATCTTTAACAGCTTTTAACTTGACAATAACATCATAAATATCCTTTGCCTTTCCACCAACATAAGAATAAATCAACTCCTTATCATCATTAGTTAGATTAATATTTTTTTCTTTAGCTAAAAAATCCATAAACTTTAAAGCTGTCTCTTTATCAAAATCATCAACTAAAATATAATCAACTCTTCCTTTTAATTCAGCTTTTCCGTATATGTATTCAATAAACAAACTATCAGAACTTAGACAAAAGACATGACATAGATGTTGAACTTTGGTTAATGCCACTAAGAACTGGAACAAACTCCATAATAACAACCTATTCCCGTTTAAAGTTATCTCTTTAATCATTTGCAATTCATCAAATATTAAAATTGGTTTTTTACCCTTCTCATTTAATTTAGCAAATAAATATTCTATATATTGATAGACATCTGCTGATTTATCTCTTTTACTAAAAATTTTATCAAAGAATGGTTTTGGCACTTTAATAGGCATGCCCAAGTAGTATTTACTAATCTCTTCAGAACCTCTAACTAATAAATCAGCTAATGATTTAGCATACTCTCTAAAATCATCTATTTTTGATTTCTCATCCACTTCAAATAAACATTCAATAAAATTATCAACGTTTAAAATATTCCTCGTTCTAAAATCAATAAAGAATGTAATGTATTTGGACTTATCTAACCTATTAGTTATAACTTCTCTTATTAGGGTTGATTTCCCACTATTTAAAGGACCATAAATAAAATAAATATTATTTGGTTCTTCTTCTAAGATTAAAAGAATCTCATTAATCTCCTTTTCTCTATTAAAAAATTTCATAATTACACCTTTTTTAGTAGTTATTAAGATCCTTAGATTCTTTTCATTTAAATCTTACGTTATTGAAGGAAAGTTAAAATTTATTTTAGGTTTAAAATTTGATGAATCCTTATCATTAATTTTCGAGAAGTTGTTTATTGATATTAAGCCAAAAATAAAACCTAATGAGAAGATTGTTATTGTTAAAATTATTGGTAGTTTATTCATGGTTTCACATTTGATAGCTTTTTAATACCCAATATTATCTAAATTATCTCTTAGTTTTTTAAAGAGTATTATTATTTCAATGTAAATCCATATAAGTGTTGTTAATAAAGCAAATGCACAATACCACTCAAAATCTTTTGGAAATTGGTTTTTAACCATTTTTTCAATCATATTAAAATCCAATAATAGATTTAATGATGCAATTGTTCCTACAAACAAACTAAATCCAATACCTATTAAACCACTTTTAAATGTAGGTAAATATATACCGGCAAAGACTATCAATGCAATAGATATGATATAGTATAACACAATTCCAAGAGTTGTAAATATAATTACCGCTTTAAATTTATTGGTAACTTTAATAATCTTATATTTGTATATAAAAAGCATGATTAAAAAGATACCAAATGTTACAAATAATGCTTGAGATACTATTCCATCGTAAGATGATTCAAACATGTATGATATTGCCCCAATACATAATCCTTCAACAACCGCATGTATTGGAGACAGATATTTTACAACTTGAGGATGATTAAAATCAAAATAAACCCAAACAAATAAAATCAACATAATAATAACTCCTACAGTACTGGTTAAGATTATAAGTAAGGGTGAGTGAATATAATAAAAAGAAATTATGGATGATGCTAATGTGATTAAAATTAAAATAGCTGATTTATTTACCACTCCATTTAAACTTATAAACTCTTCTTTAGTTGTTTAATGGTATTATTATTCATATCTAATACACGTTTTAACAACATATCGGTCATACTTATCCCTCTAAATATTCTTCAAGAAAGCCATATAAAAAATTATTTTACATTTTTTATTATATTGAAGTATAGTATTAAACTAATAACTGTCAATAGTAGGTATTTACTGATAAGCCATAACATATACGGCTGATTTAGAGCTAACAATAGTACTAAAATCACTATATAGCACAACAAAATTATTAACATAATCTTTGTATTTGAGTTGATTCTTTTTGCTTTTATTGAGTGTAATATTTTATTATAGGTTAGTTTTGACATTTAGATTCACCAAACTTAATTTCATTCAGATTTTTACTACCCTCAAATATTCTCCACAAATATGGCCATTCTTTTTCTTTTCTAATAGCATTAGGAGAAATCCAATAAAATCACCTCTTTTAGCAGGTTTTATCATTTTTTCTTCGCTAATTTTGTTACTATAAATTTATAACAGATATACAATATATTTAATAAAATTGCTAATATTGCCAGTTTCATTGCCAATATCCCATAGGGATGTTTTAAGACATATTCCAATATAGAAAGGGTTAAAATTATAATAATTACAATACTACCATATCTGTCTATTTTTTTATTATTCATACTAATATTACCTCACTTCCCGAATTTTCAAAGTTTTTAATATATACTACAAAATTCTAACATCTTCTCTAATAGTATTTTAACGATATTAATGTAATTCGACTGATTTAATGTTATTAAAGAATTTTGAATATATTTTGCATCTGATTAGGTAAATTACATAGGTATAAATGACTATTGATGCCAATATAAACCAAATATTGAATTTTAAATAATACCCACATATTATAAAGCCAATTGCTAAAATAATATCTGCTAATATAATTATTATCGTGCTTCTAAATCCCAGTATCTTTTCATGCCTATATCTAACAAAATTATATATTGTCATGATAATGTCCTCTTCTTTTAACCCCAAACCATCTTTGAATTTCATATATACAACTACATCCATCAAAAATGGCAATATCACAAACAAAAATGCCAAATATGTTAAAAATATTATACTCTCAAAATCCATATCTTCACCTTTTTTACTTTAATGTGAGATTGTCAAGTTAACAATTTTACCCAATTGTAGCATAATGAAGCTTTTTATCCAACTAATAGAGGGGCATCGAATTTTACTATTATTGGAAAATCTATTATAAAATTATAAAATACTTTTACTTAGATTCAACATCGATAGCAGATCACACGTAAGTATGTTTTTACCTCCAACCTTTGATTATTGCCAATATAGCAACAATATAAAGAATGAGATCAATATTCCTCCTCCAAACCCTATAGAAAATGATAACGGTAAATAGTTGATCGCTTTAAAATAATTCGATATAATTGGTTGAAGTATCCAATCGAAGAGGTATACAATAATAACTATAGCTACCAAATATATCTTAAATAAATTCATATTCCTTAATAGTTTTTTTTCATTATCATAATAATACGATCCCACTGTATACATTTATATATTACGATTTAATTCAGATCGTAAAATATTTATACGGAAATAAATGCCCTATTAGAAACTTTAATAAATATAAAAAAGTAAAGTAGTTTAAAACTTTGTTTATAACAACCTTTTTATAGCATTCCAAACCAGATAACTTTGTGGTTTTAAAATTCCCCTAATAGGATCTAAAAATAAGATGTTCTCTTTAATTAAATAGATATAAACTGGTTCTGGTATTTTATCATCACTTATCTCATAAGTATTTTTAAATAATTTTAACGCTTCAATAATATCCTCTTTTTTAATTTCGATAAGTTCATCTTTAATACTAACTTTTGGTTTTATATAATCCAAGTCATTTAAAAAATACTTTAGCTTTTGCATGTCATCTTTAAGCATTAATTCTAACACATCTTTCAAATCCATAATACCTAACTTATTTATAACCCTAACAATAAGTTTTGGCTTTCCACCCACATAAGAGTATATTAATTCCTTATCTTCATTATTTAGCTCAATATTATTATCTACTGCTAAAAAATCCATAAATTTTAAGGCAGTTTGTTTATCAAAATCATCTACCAAAATATAATCAGCCCTATCCCTTAACTCTCCAGCATTATAAACATACTCAATGAATAAACTATCTGAACTTAGACAAAAAACATGAGCTATATGTCTTTCTTTTGTTAAAGAGACCAAAAATTGGAATAAGCTTTTTAATAATGGCTTTCCTCCATTCATAACAATATCTTTAATCATCTGCAATTCATCTAAAATAAATACTGGCTGAATGCCCTTTTTATGCAAACTCATAAATAAGTCCCTAATAAACTTAAAAACTAACCTTCCTCTTTCTTTCTCCCCAAATAATTTATCTAAAATTGGCTCTGGAACTTTTATGCCATAATATAAGTTTATAATATCATTAACTCCCGTTGTAAAACTCTCTATGTATGATTTTATCTTCTTTTCTTTTGAATTTTCATCTATTTCAAACAATGCCTCGACGAAATTATCCATTGATGAAATATCATACTCTCTGAAATTAACATAAAAGACAGCATATTTTTTACTGCATTTTTTTAATTCATTGTTTATTATGTGGTTTATTAAAGTTGTTTTTCCACTGTTTAAGGGTCCATATATAAAATAAATATCATCTGGCTCTCTATTTAAAATTCGAAGTATTTCATTAATCTCCTTTTCCCTATTAAAAAATTTCATAATTACACCTTTTTTAGTAGTTATTAAGATCCTTAGATTCTTTTCATTTAAATCTTACGTTATTGAAGGAAAGTTAAAATTTATTTTAGGTTTAAAATTTGATGAATCCTTATCATTAATTTTCGAGAAGTTGTTTATTGATATTAAGCCAAAAATAAAACCTAATGAGAAGATTGTTATTGTTAAAATTATTGGTAGTTTATTCATGGTTTCACTTTTTTAATTAATCAATTGCCTTTATTTAAAAATTTTAGAAGAAAGCTTAAACTGATCTCATATATTATAAAAAATAAAGCTAATATTATTGAACCTAAAGCATATGGAATAAAAGATTTAGAGCTAAAACCAATATTTATTATAAAATCAATACTATATTTCATTACTACAAATGATAAAATTATTGGTATCACAAACTTATAAACTACTTCAAAATCATTAAGTTTTACAGAACTTTTATTTAATTTTTTCATTAGAGAATTATATAATAATATGCTTATTAATACTGAAATTGTTAATATAATCATTGTAAATATACTAACCATAACTATCACACCTATTGCCATAATAATATTTTTTTATTATCTATTTTACACTTTTTTGTTATTAATAATCAATAGTAAAGTAGTTTAAATTTAGAAAATAAACTGTTTATTTTTAGTTTTTTAATTACCTCCTCTTTTGGAATGTTATTCCATTTAGAAATATCATTTAAAATAGCATTTAAGGTTCCTTTTGTGATTTCTTTATGATAAGGTATAGTTATATTGGGAATTCCAAATTCTGTTTCTTTTTTAATCTTACATGGCGTCCTCTCTGTTTAACAATCTCATAACTCAATTTTTTTAAAATTTTATCACACTCACAACTGGAAGTTTAGGCAATATTTGACACTTCCATCTCAGAAACAGAGAGGATTTTTATAACTTCTCCTGCCTTTAACTCATCTTCAAAATGCAATTCTACAGCTTCTTTAAGATTTTTCATTAATTCATCTAAACTTTCACCCTGAGTAAAATACTTACGCCAACACCCTCTGCAATCCAATAATTCCCATCATAATAAACTCTAAACTTAATCATTCTCATTATTAATCACCAAAATTTTGTTTTCATCAAATACTCAACAACCTATCAATAAGTCATGATTGTTAATTTATTTAATTTTATGTTAGTAGATAAGTGGCTATCTTTGTAGTTATGTAGATCCCAATAACAATTGAAGAAGGTTTTAAAAGTCCTTAATCGAGAGTTAGTTTTGATAAATTGTTTATTGAGATAAATCCAACAATAAAACCTAATGAGAAGATTAGGATTGTTAAAATTATTGATATTTTCATAGTTTCACATTAATTTATCTAATTTTGGGGATTTTAATAAACAATAACAACTACTTGTTCTCCTTTATCTTCAATACTCTTTACATGTCTTTTTAAATCACTTAAATTAGATATGACTTTGTTATATATGAGTTTCTTGGTAGGATAACACAATATTCGTGCAAATTTGTCGGCGAGGTCTTTTCTCTTAAATACGAATCTTATTATCGCGTCTACTGGTATTAGCAATACTGCAAACAGTGCAGAAACCAGCATTAAAATTATATTCCAATAATTCCATCTCTTTAAACAGTTAGATACTTCCTCATCTTTAATATGGTAATGAATGACGTCTAAACCATGTTTTTTAAGCATATTCTCTATTTCATTAACCTCATCAAATACATGAGAATACATCTGTGGATCGTTAATATAAGCATACGCGCCAAGCTCTACCAAAATCACCTTTGGATGTTTTTTTACTAATTCACTGATAATTTTGTATTTTTTTTCACAAAAATCTGGTAAAGTTATGTATTTAGCCATTTTTACCCCCAAATTAATAAAAAGTAATGAAAAATACTTAAAAATAATTTTGAAAATTTTTGCTATTATAATAATACGATCTCACTGTATATATTTATATATTATGATTTAATTCAGATCGTAAAATATATATACGGAAACAAATGTCCTATTAAAAACTTTAATAAATATAAAAAAGTAGAGTAAGTTAAATTTATGTAATTAGAGATTTTATAAAGAGAGATAGGAGATCTATATCTGATATTATTATAATTATAATTGCAATATGTTTTGTTTTTTGTTTTTGATGCAAGATTATTCCAAGTCCTAAAAATATTGTTGATGTAAAAACTTGAAGAATGTCTTTTAAATCAGTAGGGGTTTTCTTATAGTGTATTAAGCAGAGGACACTTAACAACATATAACCCCCACAGATAAACAGTATTAAATATCTCTTAAATTTAAAATCTATATTATTATGCTTTAAAATTGCAATAGATACTAAAATAATGATAAGCATAGTCCACAAATACAAAATTTCTCTCCAATTATCTAAAAGATAATAAATAATAGATCTTAGCATTAGTATCTCCCATAAATCGTTATAATTTTCTCATATATTGAAAATGAAATCATATTACTGAAATTATAACATCCATGATCTCCCTATTTATTATTGTCGATAGTAGTAATTATTTATGTTTTAAAAGGAAGAGGCATATAATATCTATAATTACGATTAGTATGAAGCTCAAAATATTTAAAAGCGGGCTTTTGAAGTTGTAAGATAATAGAGCAGTTATAATAATCATATTTAGCGTTAAAATTAAAAAATAACTATTTCTATCTTTATTATTTTTTATCATTTTGTTATTTTTAGTTATGGGCATTATTCCACCCAGT
This region includes:
- a CDS encoding ATP-binding protein — its product is MKFFNREKEINEILLILEEEPNNIYFIYGPLNSGKSTLIREVITNRLDKSKYITFFIDFRTRNILNVDNFIECLFEVDEKSKIDDFREYAKSLADLLVRGSEEISKYYLGMPIKVPKPFFDKIFSKRDKSADVYQYIEYLFAKLNEKGKKPILIFDELQMIKEITLNGNRLLLWSLFQFLVALTKVQHLCHVFCLSSDSLFIEYIYGKAELKGRVDYILVDDFDKETALKFMDFLAKEKNINLTNDDKELIYSYVGGKAKDIYDVIVKLKAVKDLKYILETKLEEERNHLEELLEKIEEGYEGINYDDVLEALKLFKDNYELPKSKIKRKIRIFLIKENILFLNPQKGILKPQSFLVWNAIKRLL
- a CDS encoding Bax inhibitor-1/YccA family protein, whose product is MVNKSAILILITLASSIISFYYIHSPLLIILTSTVGVIIMLILFVWVYFDFNHPQVVKYLSPIHAVVEGLCIGAISYMFESSYDGIVSQALFVTFGIFLIMLFIYKYKIIKVTNKFKAVIIFTTLGIVLYYIISIALIVFAGIYLPTFKSGLIGIGFSLFVGTIASLNLLLDFNMIEKMVKNQFPKDFEWYCAFALLTTLIWIYIEIIILFKKLRDNLDNIGY
- a CDS encoding ATP-binding protein, which encodes MKFFNREKEINEILRILNREPDDIYFIYGPLNSGKTTLINHIINNELKKCSKKYAVFYVNFREYDISSMDNFVEALFEIDENSKEKKIKSYIESFTTGVNDIINLYYGIKVPEPILDKLFGEKERGRLVFKFIRDLFMSLHKKGIQPVFILDELQMIKDIVMNGGKPLLKSLFQFLVSLTKERHIAHVFCLSSDSLFIEYVYNAGELRDRADYILVDDFDKQTALKFMDFLAVDNNIELNNEDKELIYSYVGGKPKLIVRVINKLGIMDLKDVLELMLKDDMQKLKYFLNDLDYIKPKVSIKDELIEIKKEDIIEALKLFKNTYEISDDKIPEPVYIYLIKENILFLDPIRGILKPQSYLVWNAIKRLL